The Streptosporangiales bacterium DNA segment AGCGAGTCGGCGAAGGTGCAGGTGGCCTACCAGTCGATCGGTTCCGGTGGTGGCGTGAAGCAGATCTCCGAGGGCACCGTCGATTTCGGCGCCTCGGACACCCCGATGAAGACCGACGAGGAGGCCGGGGCCAAGCATGGCAAGATCCTGCACGTCCCGCTTGTCCTGGGCGGTGTGGTTCCGACGTACAACGTGGCGGGTCAGAAGTCGGGTCTGAAGTTCACCGGTGAGGTGCTGGGCAAGATCTTCACCGGGGAGATCGCGAAGTGGAACGACCCGGCACTGACGAAGCTGAACCCGGACGCGAAGCTCCCCGACCAGCCGATCGCTGTGGTGCACCGTTCCGACGGGTCGGGGACGACGGCGGTGTGGACGGACTACCTGACCAAGAGCAGCCCGTCGTGGGTGGAGAAGCTCGGCGGTGAGGAGCAGAGCTTCGGCAAGGAGGTCGCCTGGCCGACCGGTATCGGTGGCAAGGGCAACGAGGGTGTCTCCGGTGCGGTCAACCAGACTGACGGGTCGATCGGCTATGTCGAGCTGACGTATGCGCTGGCGCAGAACCTGGCGTATGGGTTGGTGAAGAACAAGGCGGGGAAGTTCATCCAGCCATGCGTCGAGACGGTGTCCGCGGCGACCAAGGACGTCGAGTTCCCCGACCACCTGAAGGTCAGCCTC contains these protein-coding regions:
- the pstS gene encoding phosphate ABC transporter substrate-binding protein PstS — translated: MSRRTAVVAGLAGLSLLAAACGSTSGVESGGSESSTQAALGQDQICGKGGAEAKPGYANDIPELAGGKKRVSGAGSTFVAPMMSVWTKDYSESAKVQVAYQSIGSGGGVKQISEGTVDFGASDTPMKTDEEAGAKHGKILHVPLVLGGVVPTYNVAGQKSGLKFTGEVLGKIFTGEIAKWNDPALTKLNPDAKLPDQPIAVVHRSDGSGTTAVWTDYLTKSSPSWVEKLGGEEQSFGKEVAWPTGIGGKGNEGVSGAVNQTDGSIGYVELTYALAQNLAYGLVKNKAGKFIQPCVETVSAATKDVEFPDHLKVSLTDEPGKDAYPITGTVYALVYQDQTDKAAAAALVNFLAWVLSDGQDDATQINYSPMGKDLRDKAVAQVKRMTLNGQPLAT